GGGCCTCGCCGGATCCCCAATGTTCATGGTGGCATAGTAATGCCTGCACAGATTTATCGATTTGAAAAAGCTGGAATGATAAATCTAGAACGTTCAGGATTTGACCATGGCAAATCGAACATTTCGATGGTAATTTAGTGACACGGTGATGACAAGTTTAGTTGACACGCATGACAATTTTTGCGGCAAAAAATACACAGAGCTAGATTTGTCATGCAGGTCAACTACGTTCATCGGATTCTTGAAAAAATGCAGGTAACTTAAATCAATAGAGAAGTTCATAAATTCATTCCATCCACGCAGAGGGACCGCGCCTGAGGAAATCGTTAGGAAACCAGCGGGGAGAAAGGTTCGTACCCGGTGGGATATACGTCGCCCTGGAGCTGGAACACGACGGACGTGGAGGAGGATGATGCTGACGCCGACGGAGACCTTGCCGGCGTCGCGGCCTGTGCTGGACCTGGGGCGAaggggagcaggaggagtggcaatAGGAGGCAGGCGGGCGCCATGGCGCGAGGGGCAAGGTGATGGCGGATTGCTGGAGGCAGGAACAGCGTCAACCTGTGGGGGTTGTTAATACTTCAGTGAGTTTCTCCTCCGCGCGTCCCCTGCACGTCGGGACAAACGCCACCAGCTGCATCTCCTGCATACACATCGTGAGATGCCCTGAATTTACTCGATGCAACGGCGCGTTAAGCAACCGATACTAGACGCTTGTATATGCTCCTTCCGTCGCATAATGAGACGGATTGTATTATATACTCCCGGTAGTACGAATGTTGTCATCATCTCTTCGGAATTTACTCCCACTTGCTTCTTGAACGTGCTGAAAGATTCTCGCACTGTTTGAGACCATTTTGCCTCCGCGTATCATCCGCTGTTGATAAAACTAGATTCGGAGTACCATGATGACTAGTATATTGTAAGAGATCACTATAAAACCGAATCATTACATGGTCATGTGTTCTTTTGTGAATCTTGTGGACGTTGGATCTACATCCAAGCTACTCCATCTTCTTTTGACGTCAAGAGAAAAGATAACTCTTTTTTTTTACCTTGTTAGGGCATCTGCAATGCAGACCCTCAAATTTGCTTCGGCATGTGTCCGTACACAGGGAGACCAGTCCGCGGACATCGATGTGGGAGCAGGCCATCCAACATTGCTCGCATACATTTCAGCCACCTTTTGAACTAAAATGATTAAATTCGTGCAAATACAGCGGATTTCATTAAAATTCGGAGGTAATTTACATAAAAATGTCGATAGTTTGACCGTTTAACTAAAAGCTAAAAAATATTCTAAACTCTATACCGGACGACAACTTCATACGCGTGGTGGCCCTGCCCTGCCACATATagccgtcatcgtcgtcgtcccTCCAGCGGCGCAAGGCCTTTAGAGGGCCGCGGCAGCCTTGTTCAGAGGCTGCCTGCCACTCGTGGCATAGCCGCTCCGCCTCCTCCTATGCGGTACGGAGTGC
The sequence above is drawn from the Triticum aestivum cultivar Chinese Spring unplaced genomic scaffold, IWGSC CS RefSeq v2.1 scaffold75900, whole genome shotgun sequence genome and encodes:
- the LOC123177501 gene encoding aspartic proteinase Asp1-like, which translates into the protein MAPACLLLPLLLLPFAPGPAQAATPARSPSASASSSSTSVVFQLQGDVYPTGHYYATMNIGDPARPYFLDIDTGSDLTWLQCDAPCQSCNK